One genomic segment of Paenibacillus durus includes these proteins:
- a CDS encoding glycoside hydrolase family 66 protein, whose translation MRHVRMIRIAAAALLWVTVWLISACENASEIVSDPQKVDRIERGILLEKLVTDKAAYRPGENVRFDLKLRRPAFGGTIHIRYLHMDQIVEEETLKAQGEEMTWNWTPPKEDGRGYFAEVFYIKNNKPVDQMNIAVDVSSDWGKFPRYGYLADFPQMSNEERSRVIERLNRFHINGIQFYDWQYKHQEPIRFEDGHPAADWTDIAGRPVSFDTVKSYIGLAHSRGMKAMNYNLLFGAYEGAENDGVKKEWGMFKDPAHGEQDKHPLPDHWASDIYMYDPANPEWQNYLAGKEIETFKTLPFDGWHVDQLGDRGPLWTYEGNPVDLAWTYQAFLKAAKEKLNVDYVMNAVGQFGQEHIAREAPVKFLYTEVWGNHPGYENLKEVIDQNSAYSGNRLNTVLAAYMNYHYSDSPGEFNTPGVLLTDAVIFASGGSHLELGENMLSKEYFPHKNLSISPALEAQLINYYDFLAAYQNLLRDGTVESGLKAEGTGELAISDQASQGKVWSFSKRKDCKDIFHFINFTDASTMNWNDDQGSQREPVERQDVSVSVRTDRPVAKVWFASPDVRGGSPQALEFTQQDGRLEWKLPKLKYWDMVVVEYEE comes from the coding sequence ATGAGACACGTCAGGATGATACGGATAGCCGCTGCTGCTCTGCTCTGGGTGACGGTTTGGCTGATATCGGCTTGCGAGAATGCTTCTGAGATCGTCTCTGATCCGCAAAAGGTTGACCGAATAGAGCGTGGCATCCTGCTTGAGAAGCTGGTTACCGATAAGGCGGCTTACCGGCCGGGAGAGAATGTCCGATTTGATCTAAAGCTGAGGCGTCCGGCGTTCGGAGGGACGATACATATCCGTTATTTGCATATGGACCAGATCGTAGAGGAAGAAACCTTAAAGGCGCAAGGGGAGGAGATGACCTGGAACTGGACCCCTCCGAAGGAAGACGGCAGGGGTTACTTCGCCGAAGTGTTCTATATAAAGAACAACAAGCCGGTCGATCAAATGAATATTGCCGTCGACGTTTCCTCTGACTGGGGGAAATTTCCCCGTTACGGCTACCTGGCTGATTTTCCGCAAATGAGTAATGAAGAGAGGTCCCGGGTGATCGAGCGCTTAAACCGGTTTCACATCAACGGCATACAATTCTACGATTGGCAGTACAAGCATCAGGAGCCGATCCGTTTCGAAGACGGCCACCCCGCGGCGGATTGGACCGACATTGCGGGCCGTCCGGTATCCTTTGACACCGTGAAAAGCTATATCGGCCTTGCTCACAGCCGGGGCATGAAGGCCATGAATTACAACTTACTCTTCGGAGCCTATGAGGGCGCGGAAAATGACGGTGTGAAGAAAGAGTGGGGAATGTTCAAGGACCCCGCCCACGGCGAGCAGGATAAGCATCCTCTTCCGGATCATTGGGCGAGCGATATTTATATGTATGATCCCGCCAATCCGGAATGGCAGAATTATCTGGCCGGGAAGGAAATCGAGACGTTTAAGACGCTTCCCTTTGACGGCTGGCATGTGGACCAATTGGGCGACAGAGGTCCGCTCTGGACCTATGAAGGCAATCCGGTTGACCTGGCCTGGACCTATCAGGCTTTCCTGAAGGCGGCCAAGGAGAAATTGAACGTCGATTATGTCATGAACGCGGTGGGCCAGTTCGGCCAGGAGCATATTGCCCGCGAGGCTCCCGTGAAATTTCTCTATACCGAGGTATGGGGCAACCATCCGGGCTACGAGAATTTAAAGGAAGTGATTGACCAGAACTCCGCATACAGCGGGAACCGGCTGAATACGGTCCTAGCGGCATATATGAATTATCATTATTCCGATTCTCCCGGTGAGTTCAACACGCCAGGGGTCCTGCTGACGGATGCGGTGATCTTTGCCTCGGGCGGTTCACATCTGGAGCTGGGAGAAAACATGCTGTCCAAAGAGTACTTTCCCCATAAAAATCTGAGCATCTCCCCGGCGCTCGAAGCGCAGCTGATTAACTACTACGACTTTCTGGCTGCTTATCAGAATCTCCTTCGGGACGGGACGGTAGAATCCGGGCTAAAGGCCGAAGGGACAGGGGAGCTTGCGATTTCGGACCAGGCTTCGCAGGGGAAAGTGTGGTCTTTTTCCAAGCGGAAGGATTGTAAAGATATTTTCCATTTCATTAATTTCACGGACGCTTCCACGATGAACTGGAATGACGACCAGGGAAGCCAAAGGGAACCCGTGGAGAGGCAAGATGTTTCCGTATCAGTGAGAACCGACCGGCCAGTGGCCAAAGTATGGTTCGCTTCTCCCGATGTCAGGGGCGGCTCGCCCCAAGCTTTAGAGTTCACGCAGCAGGATGGCAGGCTTGAATGGAAGCTGCCCAAGCTGAAATATTGGGACATGGTGGTAGTTGAATATGAGGAGTAA
- a CDS encoding cache domain-containing sensor histidine kinase, with the protein MLHKLRISNRFTAKIILVLLLVIIIPTLFTSLSYYWLSDSILKKNVRESTIQIAKQTAESLSFILDVGIDTSDFVSSDMNIQRAAMELGNSPSYEESWNFQYINTLLNNYVYSNSFVKIVYLLKEEGRGWGSGTFSDQKLKEIQLSDQDWVKEAKRKDGELVWQGLQYDHFSGGGVNTDLVLPVARVLKDFNTMRNIGLVQINLDGQSVVGTIRQLQLGKTGKFFVVDSGGRIMIDSNLDMINKRVENPDLYERIVGDNAVEFEFHMNGVPYYGVKQLLSNGWMIVGTVPVAEISGPLERLQTWILLSSAAFSLVAIGIGLFIARWVTQPVKQLTQSMLSVQNGDLQVRAAVRTSDEIGFLSKQFNKMLLKIENLMRQVEDEQSEKYHAELRAVMHRIHPHFLYNTLSTLRWLIDSKQNDRASEVLSALNHLLEANMGKSGSRITVEEELDIIRKYLIILALRYEKVFQLDLDVEPGTEKVIIPRMLLQPLVENAIFHGIVPKNTDGRISIRIRKYDKYLEFLVEDDGLGIGEDKLKVLNNLETAVENGEIGIGLRHIYDTLRLYYAQNWNCSITSTSGQGTTVHILLKALSETSSKN; encoded by the coding sequence ATGCTGCATAAATTGCGAATATCCAATCGTTTTACCGCCAAGATTATACTGGTCCTCCTGCTGGTTATTATCATTCCAACTCTCTTTACCAGCTTGTCCTACTATTGGCTGTCCGACTCTATTTTGAAAAAGAACGTGCGTGAGTCAACGATTCAAATCGCGAAACAAACGGCGGAGTCGCTCTCTTTTATTCTCGATGTTGGGATCGACACCTCCGATTTTGTCTCCAGTGATATGAACATTCAGCGGGCGGCCATGGAGCTGGGCAACAGTCCATCTTACGAAGAGAGCTGGAATTTTCAATATATAAATACGCTGCTCAACAATTATGTCTATTCCAATTCCTTTGTCAAAATCGTCTATCTGCTGAAAGAGGAGGGGAGAGGCTGGGGGAGCGGCACCTTTTCCGACCAGAAGCTGAAGGAGATCCAGCTGTCCGACCAGGACTGGGTCAAAGAAGCCAAACGTAAAGACGGAGAGCTGGTTTGGCAGGGCCTACAGTATGATCATTTCAGCGGAGGCGGCGTCAATACGGATTTGGTTCTGCCGGTAGCAAGAGTCCTTAAGGATTTTAATACCATGCGCAATATCGGACTGGTGCAGATTAATTTGGACGGGCAGTCGGTTGTGGGTACGATCCGGCAGCTGCAGCTCGGGAAGACGGGCAAGTTCTTCGTGGTCGATTCCGGAGGGAGGATCATGATCGACTCCAATCTCGATATGATCAACAAGAGAGTGGAGAACCCTGATTTGTATGAGCGGATTGTCGGTGATAACGCCGTGGAGTTCGAGTTTCACATGAATGGAGTCCCTTATTATGGGGTTAAGCAGCTGCTCAGCAACGGCTGGATGATTGTCGGCACCGTTCCGGTTGCGGAAATCAGCGGGCCGCTGGAGCGTCTTCAGACCTGGATTTTGCTCTCTTCGGCCGCTTTCTCCCTGGTCGCTATCGGTATCGGACTTTTTATCGCCAGGTGGGTGACCCAGCCTGTAAAGCAGCTGACCCAGAGCATGCTTTCCGTTCAGAACGGAGACCTTCAGGTCAGGGCGGCTGTCCGAACATCCGATGAAATCGGCTTTTTGAGTAAACAGTTTAATAAGATGCTTCTCAAAATCGAAAATTTAATGCGGCAAGTGGAGGACGAGCAGAGCGAGAAATATCATGCTGAGCTCCGCGCGGTCATGCACCGGATTCACCCCCACTTCTTATATAACACGCTCAGCACGCTCAGGTGGCTAATTGACTCTAAACAGAATGACCGCGCATCCGAGGTGTTGTCGGCCCTGAACCATCTGCTTGAGGCGAACATGGGCAAAAGCGGCAGCCGGATTACGGTGGAAGAGGAACTGGATATTATCCGAAAATATTTGATTATCTTGGCGCTTCGGTACGAAAAAGTCTTTCAACTGGACCTGGATGTCGAACCGGGTACGGAGAAAGTGATCATTCCCCGGATGCTGCTGCAGCCGCTGGTGGAAAACGCTATCTTTCATGGGATCGTGCCGAAAAATACAGACGGGCGGATATCGATCCGAATTCGAAAGTATGACAAATACCTGGAATTTCTAGTGGAAGATGACGGGTTAGGCATCGGGGAGGATAAGCTGAAGGTGCTGAACAATCTGGAAACGGCAGTAGAAAATGGCGAGATCGGTATCGGCCTGCGCCATATTTACGACACACTGCGGCTCTATTACGCTCAAAATTGGAATTGTTCGATTACAAGCACGTCCGGACAGGGAACCACGGTACACATTTTGTTAAAAGCACTTTCCGAAACATCCTCTAAGAACTGA
- a CDS encoding response regulator has product MYRVLIVDDEPIIRNGISAFIDWEKEGASVEEYANGAEALAQLESRAYDILITDIKMPLMDGIELMKQALVLCPWLKVILISNYSDFNYVKEGLKLGAVDYLLKLTLKQEDLLAVLRRSISMLEEERKKVFELKSYQQGAVYLERKRAEQEIKRLIVQEQALSASTVWIPSWLEHSYACVYLMLDGAEEWKENHGYLYVQLLLEELQEAFYERSEEGSALLAAESSLFLIFPGPEEEARQWLLQWKERLQAEWGISSSAGFAVKRGASRILSGYFASRSACQRRFFEGVGGLYAAREAETSSRVKDTGLDYDWEPFFEMIRSGEPVSFAVDLAVERWKSMVLSPETVQQEAIALLTEACRLHADNGALFPERYEQLRKTETLEQVAAFMVNELEEIGKAFIPKLLDNGYGGQLITKALEYITSHYTENLTLQSVADTVHLSKSYFSLLFKKQTDRTFIDYLIELRVREAKRLLTQNESRISDVAKAAGFKDVKYFSKVFKKSTGSTPMEYRDSTKVSTIV; this is encoded by the coding sequence ATGTACAGAGTACTTATCGTTGATGACGAGCCTATCATCCGCAACGGGATCAGCGCATTTATCGACTGGGAAAAGGAAGGGGCTTCGGTTGAAGAATACGCGAATGGCGCAGAGGCATTGGCCCAATTAGAAAGCCGGGCCTACGATATTCTGATCACGGATATCAAAATGCCTCTAATGGACGGCATCGAGCTGATGAAGCAAGCCTTGGTGCTTTGCCCTTGGCTGAAGGTAATTCTAATCAGTAATTACAGTGATTTTAATTACGTAAAAGAAGGCTTGAAGCTTGGCGCCGTCGATTATTTGCTCAAGCTAACGCTCAAGCAGGAAGATCTGCTTGCCGTTCTTCGCCGCAGTATTAGCATGCTTGAGGAGGAACGGAAAAAGGTCTTTGAACTGAAATCGTATCAGCAAGGCGCCGTGTATCTGGAACGAAAGCGCGCAGAGCAGGAAATCAAAAGACTGATCGTACAAGAGCAGGCTCTATCCGCTTCAACCGTCTGGATTCCATCATGGCTGGAACATTCCTACGCCTGTGTGTATCTTATGCTCGATGGGGCTGAGGAATGGAAAGAAAATCACGGATACTTATATGTTCAGCTGCTGCTGGAGGAGCTGCAGGAAGCGTTCTATGAGCGTTCGGAGGAAGGAAGCGCGCTGCTCGCCGCTGAAAGCAGCCTGTTCCTGATCTTTCCCGGCCCGGAGGAGGAGGCCCGGCAGTGGCTTCTTCAGTGGAAGGAGCGGCTTCAAGCGGAGTGGGGAATTTCATCGTCGGCCGGCTTTGCTGTGAAGCGGGGAGCAAGCCGCATACTGTCTGGATATTTCGCCAGCCGTTCGGCCTGTCAAAGGCGGTTCTTCGAAGGGGTTGGCGGATTATATGCGGCAAGAGAGGCGGAAACCAGCTCCAGAGTAAAAGACACCGGGCTTGACTATGATTGGGAACCCTTCTTCGAGATGATCCGCAGCGGCGAACCGGTTTCATTCGCGGTTGATCTTGCGGTGGAACGCTGGAAGAGCATGGTTTTGAGTCCGGAAACGGTGCAGCAGGAGGCGATTGCTCTTCTTACCGAAGCCTGCCGGCTCCATGCCGATAACGGCGCCTTGTTTCCCGAACGGTATGAGCAGCTCCGCAAGACAGAGACATTGGAGCAGGTCGCGGCATTCATGGTTAATGAGCTGGAGGAAATCGGCAAAGCGTTTATTCCCAAATTGCTCGATAACGGGTATGGCGGACAACTGATCACAAAGGCGCTGGAATATATAACCTCTCATTATACCGAGAATTTGACGCTGCAAAGCGTAGCGGATACCGTTCATCTCAGTAAAAGTTATTTCAGTCTGCTGTTTAAAAAGCAAACCGACCGAACCTTTATCGACTATCTGATCGAGCTGCGGGTTCGGGAAGCGAAGCGGCTGCTGACGCAGAATGAAAGCCGGATTTCCGATGTAGCCAAAGCCGCCGGGTTTAAAGACGTGAAATATTTCAGCAAGGTATTCAAAAAAAGTACGGGATCTACTCCCATGGAATATAGGGACAGCACAAAGGTGTCAACTATCGTATAA
- a CDS encoding extracellular solute-binding protein: MATRWISFILILLLTAGCGGTSMISNPESVQTLQGNDKTVLIFWHTYNDKETRLLMQELIPAFERDHPDIRIKCINLANNNELKYNLIARASSGRGPDVVRMDIAWVPEFSHKGLLEPLNGFPGFNDVRDAFHQKVMNAGHYNDQYYSLPLNLFTKLTIFNRELLARSGYSEPPHTMDEILELVRKQHFVIGLGGLEPWDTLPYLYSLGGSFMDRDFTRASGYLNSDRTVRAVEKLAKLYKDKLIHLSAVTQNRDNWAGVRNGNLLLTDEAPWFFSLLKESDKRLALKQTLSVPFPKRNGTGSIIGGENLVIMKGSRHPVEAWVFMKWMTGLEGQLIMAKAGLIPTNKEAVKALNVSSHSYLYPYVEEVDDSFLRPPVKNWSKIEELYTVYLHQIFLGHLSAREGLDQAAEGIDKLLKY; encoded by the coding sequence TTGGCCACGCGCTGGATATCCTTTATTCTGATCCTGCTGTTAACGGCCGGATGTGGAGGTACTTCCATGATCTCGAATCCGGAGAGCGTACAGACCCTTCAAGGGAATGATAAAACCGTTCTTATTTTCTGGCATACGTATAACGATAAGGAGACCCGGCTGCTGATGCAGGAGTTGATACCTGCTTTTGAGCGGGATCATCCGGACATCCGGATCAAGTGCATAAACTTAGCCAACAACAACGAATTAAAATACAATTTGATTGCGCGCGCTTCTTCGGGCCGCGGTCCGGATGTCGTAAGGATGGACATTGCCTGGGTACCCGAGTTTTCGCATAAAGGGCTGCTTGAGCCGTTAAACGGTTTTCCGGGCTTCAACGATGTGAGGGATGCTTTTCATCAAAAGGTCATGAATGCAGGCCATTATAATGACCAGTATTACTCCCTTCCGCTCAACCTGTTTACGAAGCTGACCATATTTAACCGGGAGTTACTTGCGCGATCCGGATATTCGGAGCCTCCGCACACCATGGACGAAATTTTGGAGCTGGTCCGTAAGCAGCATTTTGTAATCGGTCTAGGGGGCTTGGAACCTTGGGATACCCTTCCATACCTGTATAGTCTGGGAGGCTCATTTATGGACCGGGACTTTACGAGGGCTTCCGGATATTTGAATAGTGACCGTACCGTCCGGGCGGTGGAGAAGCTGGCGAAGCTCTATAAGGACAAGCTCATTCATCTCTCGGCGGTGACCCAGAACAGAGATAACTGGGCGGGAGTACGGAACGGAAACCTGTTGTTAACGGATGAAGCGCCGTGGTTCTTCAGCTTGTTGAAAGAGTCCGACAAGAGACTGGCTCTTAAACAAACTCTATCTGTACCGTTTCCTAAGAGGAATGGAACGGGCTCCATTATTGGCGGCGAGAATTTGGTCATTATGAAAGGCAGCAGGCATCCGGTGGAGGCATGGGTTTTTATGAAATGGATGACTGGCCTCGAAGGGCAGCTGATTATGGCCAAGGCCGGGTTAATTCCGACTAATAAGGAAGCGGTTAAAGCGCTGAACGTTAGCAGTCATTCCTACCTCTATCCTTACGTTGAAGAGGTTGATGACTCTTTCCTGCGGCCGCCTGTGAAGAACTGGAGCAAGATCGAAGAGCTGTATACCGTGTACCTGCATCAAATCTTTCTGGGCCATCTCTCCGCGAGGGAAGGATTGGACCAAGCGGCCGAGGGAATTGACAAGCTGCTTAAATATTAA
- a CDS encoding MGMT family protein — MTPFTEKAIRIIQSIPEGKVMTYGGVAAAAGSPRGARQIVRILHSMSRSHKLPWHRIINAQGRISLADGESGEIQRLYLIGEGVEFDEQGAIDLKRFGYDPGPQD, encoded by the coding sequence GTGACGCCGTTTACGGAAAAAGCCATTCGCATCATACAATCCATCCCTGAAGGGAAGGTAATGACTTACGGGGGAGTCGCCGCCGCAGCCGGAAGCCCGCGTGGGGCTAGGCAAATTGTCCGGATTCTGCATTCCATGAGCCGGAGCCACAAGCTTCCCTGGCACCGGATCATCAATGCGCAGGGAAGAATCTCGCTGGCGGATGGGGAATCCGGCGAGATTCAGCGGCTGTACCTCATAGGGGAAGGCGTCGAGTTCGATGAGCAGGGAGCCATCGACCTGAAGCGGTTCGGTTATGATCCAGGTCCGCAGGACTGA
- a CDS encoding antibiotic biosynthesis monooxygenase family protein → MILEAAMLHIKQGMTEAFEESFKKASPLISSIEGYLGHELQKGLEDDHKYLLLVRWRNLEDHTVGFRESTQYLEWKALLHHYYSPFPVVEHFTRIKLI, encoded by the coding sequence ATGATACTGGAGGCGGCTATGCTGCACATCAAGCAGGGAATGACGGAGGCGTTCGAAGAGAGCTTCAAGAAGGCTTCGCCACTCATTTCCTCCATTGAAGGGTATTTGGGCCACGAACTGCAAAAAGGCTTGGAAGACGATCACAAATACCTGCTGCTGGTGCGCTGGCGGAATCTTGAAGATCATACGGTCGGATTCAGGGAATCCACCCAGTATCTGGAATGGAAGGCGCTGCTTCATCACTACTACAGCCCGTTTCCGGTGGTCGAGCATTTTACGCGTATCAAGCTGATATAA
- a CDS encoding DUF1697 domain-containing protein, with product MEKFIALIRGINVGGNKIVKMQDLRTMLQSLGFQNVKTYIQSGNVVFDGRDGGGETLGGAIEQGISETFGFDASVIIRTAKELEAAIANNPFELTGAEEFKRLYVSFLAGELTDEALERLRPYEDGEDKLRVVGKEMYILYKTKVSDSPLFKVPLEKIMGVSATSRNWNTVNKLAAMVREQ from the coding sequence GTGGAAAAATTTATCGCCCTGATTCGCGGCATCAACGTCGGAGGGAATAAGATCGTCAAGATGCAGGACCTGAGGACGATGCTGCAATCCCTCGGCTTTCAGAACGTAAAGACCTATATTCAGAGCGGAAACGTGGTGTTCGATGGCCGGGATGGCGGGGGTGAGACGCTTGGGGGAGCCATTGAACAAGGCATTAGCGAGACTTTCGGCTTTGACGCATCTGTAATCATCCGCACCGCGAAAGAACTGGAGGCGGCCATCGCGAACAATCCGTTCGAGCTGACCGGGGCGGAGGAGTTCAAGCGGTTATATGTTTCTTTTCTGGCCGGAGAGCTTACGGATGAAGCCTTGGAGCGGCTGCGCCCTTATGAAGACGGAGAGGACAAGCTGCGCGTCGTTGGCAAGGAAATGTACATTCTCTACAAGACCAAAGTAAGTGACTCCCCGCTGTTCAAGGTCCCTCTGGAAAAAATAATGGGCGTGTCCGCCACATCCCGCAACTGGAACACGGTGAACAAGCTTGCGGCGATGGTGCGGGAACAGTAA
- a CDS encoding glycosyltransferase family 39 protein, translating into MRLIRKLGSDLVLAAILLLATFLYGYGIWNDKYVNLYYTTAVGSMLQNWHNFFYASLDSAGSVTVDKPPVVFWIQTLFAWIFGLKGWSVILPQALAGVGSVLLVYLLVKPAFGKMAARIAALAMALTPVAAAVSRTNNIDAMLVFTLLLAAWFLFRGTKSSKIGSLIAAFALIGVAFNEKMLQAYMVVPAFYLFYWLALKMNWKKKAGVLTACTAVMLAVSVSWAVIVDSVPASQRPFIGSSTTNSVMKLAFGYNGVSRLTGDRGNAGRGAFPQGMNGEMPSWNGGEGQGMPGMGGAMPGMNSGGFGGGQGGADGASGASVNPNGNATGTQSADAASGAQDGTASGERRQNGTFGQFRGNGADDGGWREFGQMGEGRSGMNGGAGGMFNTGTAGPLRLFQSELSGQASWLIPFILLGCVGIFSGLRRRHFTQKHKEAVFWLAWLIPVAGFFSIAGFFHQYYLIMMAPPLAALAGAGFVKLWSLYRERTDWLSWLLPVAILITAGFQWYILHPYQETIGVGWSIGILAGGIAAAGLLALFKIGKKPLPRITAIAGLFVLLIGPLYWSLTPIAYGLNSMIPAAGPDSRSSMGERMNRVIGGSEDGGTMGLPGGNTPDAADAQSGASSQNGTNPNGGSAPNSANAQNGANTQNGANAQNVTDASSDNSARDSRSGEGQFGFGGNVSENVNESLVAYLKEHNTGQEYLFATMNYNTGGPYIIEGNKVVILNGFSGSDVVYTEDTLQALVQSGKVKYFYISGGGMGGGREGNSELTTWITEHGTEIPSSEWQGASGGAGGTLYEVTLN; encoded by the coding sequence ATGAGACTAATCAGGAAGCTGGGTTCGGATCTCGTTCTGGCGGCTATATTGCTGCTTGCGACATTTCTGTACGGCTACGGGATCTGGAACGACAAGTATGTCAATCTGTACTATACAACTGCGGTAGGAAGCATGCTGCAGAACTGGCATAATTTCTTCTATGCTTCGCTGGACTCGGCGGGTTCGGTAACGGTGGATAAACCGCCGGTGGTGTTCTGGATACAGACACTGTTCGCCTGGATATTTGGGCTGAAGGGCTGGAGCGTCATTCTGCCCCAGGCGTTGGCCGGAGTGGGGTCGGTGCTGCTGGTCTATCTGCTGGTGAAACCGGCTTTTGGCAAAATGGCGGCCCGTATCGCTGCGCTGGCAATGGCTCTTACGCCGGTGGCGGCGGCCGTCAGCAGAACGAATAATATCGACGCCATGCTCGTGTTCACGTTGCTGCTGGCGGCGTGGTTCTTGTTCAGGGGAACCAAGAGCAGCAAGATCGGCAGCCTGATTGCCGCATTCGCGTTAATCGGCGTGGCGTTCAACGAGAAGATGCTGCAGGCTTACATGGTGGTTCCGGCTTTCTATCTCTTTTATTGGCTGGCGTTAAAGATGAACTGGAAGAAAAAAGCGGGCGTGCTGACCGCATGCACTGCCGTCATGCTGGCCGTCTCTGTATCCTGGGCCGTTATCGTGGATTCCGTCCCGGCCAGCCAGCGCCCATTTATCGGCAGCAGCACGACCAACTCGGTCATGAAGCTGGCCTTCGGCTATAACGGCGTATCGCGTCTGACCGGAGACCGGGGCAATGCGGGGCGCGGCGCCTTCCCGCAGGGTATGAACGGAGAGATGCCGTCATGGAACGGCGGTGAAGGTCAGGGCATGCCCGGAATGGGCGGCGCAATGCCGGGAATGAACAGCGGTGGCTTCGGAGGCGGACAGGGCGGCGCGGATGGAGCATCGGGGGCTTCGGTGAACCCGAACGGGAACGCCACGGGCACACAGAGCGCCGATGCGGCATCCGGTGCGCAGGACGGAACAGCCTCGGGCGAAAGACGGCAGAACGGAACGTTCGGGCAGTTCCGCGGAAACGGAGCGGATGACGGCGGCTGGCGGGAATTCGGACAAATGGGCGAAGGCCGCAGCGGCATGAACGGCGGAGCGGGCGGCATGTTCAATACCGGCACAGCGGGTCCGCTGCGGCTGTTCCAATCGGAGCTGTCGGGTCAGGCCAGCTGGCTGATTCCCTTCATCCTTTTGGGCTGCGTTGGCATCTTCTCCGGTCTGCGCAGAAGACATTTTACGCAGAAGCATAAGGAGGCCGTCTTCTGGCTGGCGTGGCTGATTCCGGTCGCGGGGTTCTTCAGTATTGCGGGCTTTTTCCATCAATATTATCTCATTATGATGGCTCCGCCGCTCGCGGCGCTGGCCGGGGCGGGCTTCGTCAAGCTGTGGAGCTTGTACCGCGAGCGTACGGACTGGCTCTCCTGGCTGCTTCCGGTGGCTATTCTGATAACAGCAGGCTTTCAGTGGTATATACTGCATCCTTATCAAGAAACGATCGGAGTAGGCTGGTCCATCGGCATTTTGGCCGGAGGCATTGCGGCTGCCGGGCTGCTGGCGCTTTTCAAAATCGGCAAGAAGCCGCTGCCTCGAATCACGGCGATTGCCGGACTGTTCGTGCTGCTGATCGGCCCGCTCTACTGGTCACTTACGCCGATTGCCTACGGCTTGAACAGCATGATTCCGGCCGCGGGTCCTGACAGCCGGAGCAGCATGGGCGAAAGGATGAACAGAGTCATCGGCGGCTCCGAAGATGGGGGTACGATGGGCCTGCCGGGCGGCAATACGCCGGATGCAGCGGATGCCCAGAGCGGAGCAAGCTCCCAGAACGGTACAAATCCGAACGGTGGCAGCGCCCCGAATAGCGCAAACGCCCAGAACGGCGCAAATACCCAGAACGGTGCAAATGCCCAGAATGTTACGGACGCCTCAAGCGATAACAGCGCGCGGGACAGCCGTTCCGGCGAAGGTCAATTCGGTTTCGGCGGCAACGTGAGCGAGAATGTTAACGAATCGCTGGTCGCTTATCTGAAAGAGCATAATACGGGGCAGGAATACTTATTCGCCACTATGAATTACAACACAGGCGGGCCTTATATCATCGAAGGCAATAAGGTCGTCATCCTTAACGGCTTCTCCGGTTCAGATGTGGTGTACACGGAGGATACCCTTCAGGCGCTGGTCCAGAGCGGCAAGGTTAAATACTTCTATATTTCCGGCGGCGGCATGGGCGGTGGACGCGAGGGGAATTCGGAATTGACGACATGGATCACTGAGCATGGCACGGAAATTCCGTCCTCGGAATGGCAGGGCGCAAGCGGCGGTGCAGGAGGCACATTGTACGAGGTTACGTTGAACTAA